The following nucleotide sequence is from Schistosoma mansoni strain Puerto Rico chromosome 4, complete genome.
gacagttctactgtatggggcggagacgtggagaactatgaaagccattatccagaagatacaagtgtttattaacagctgtctacgcaagatacttcggatcagatggccagacactatcagcgacaagttactgtgggagacaacaaaccagattccagtggaggaagaaatcaggaagaagcgctggaattgGATATGACACATatcgaggaaatcacccaaccgcgtcacaagacaagcctccACATGGattcctgaaggccaaaggaggagaggaagaccagagaacatattacgctgagaaatggagacaggcatgagaagaatgaacaacaactggatagaactagtaAGGAAGTGGCAgaacagagtggattggagaaagctggtcggcggcctatgctccattgggagtaacaggcgtaagtaagtaatatcacACATGAACGAATATAAGGAACTTACATAAAACGTATGTATTAAACGTAGGATATAGTAACTTAGTAGGCGTTTGGCTTGAAATTTAGACAAAGTAACAACCCTACAGGGAAGATTGATATACAGAGTAGAGATCGTGAAGAATCACGAGTGAACAAATAAACGAAAGTAATTCAGGACCTGAAAAGAACTGTATCGTTGCATGTTGCCACGCTTCAAATTAGCACGGAGAAACAGAACCAAAGAGATAAATAGTAAGAATTAATGTACCAACATTTTCTGAGAACAGAAGGTAGAAAAACCTACGTGGAAATATGGAGCAGaatacatagaataataatcTTTAAACTTTATGCAAGAATAAATTCTCATTATTGCCACTGACTTGAAGCTACATCATCGTAACCAATCAACTGTTTTCTAGGGAAACGAAGACACCTCGAATGCTTTGACACCCTTCAAAGTAACtagatagatatatatttacacATGGTTAACGTGGAATGCCATTTAACTATATTTATGTACTAATTTTGGGAGTTCCATACGTCGTGTGAATGCAATTAAAGCTACTTAACCTAGTTGTTCAAACCTGTGAACCAGTGGTTGTAAATGTAAGTGTTTTACTCAGATTGTTATTAATCCACTTAGTGATTCACGTAAAGATGTGACAAAGGTTTTCGTCAACTGATGGCTACTATTGGTTTTTGAAGTAATTGCTAAAATACAACGCAAGAAACTAAAATTACCATCTTACCTAAGAAGTCCGCCAATACTGAAAGAGCGCCGATACATAGACCACCAAGTGCGGCTGCTGTTGGGATGTAACGATTCAACTCATGCACCATTGAATTCTCCCGATGTCCTGGGACGACAGTCTGTTGTTCTTTGAGCTGTTTAACTACATCTTTAGCACTGGAATTTGAGACATCGATCCATATTTTACTGAAAAACGCACAGCTCCCAAGCATAAAAGCAATATACAAAATACCGTGTATAGGGTCTACTAGCATATCGCCTAAGGAATCTGGAGGCGTCATGTAGTAACACAACCCTCCGATAGGTACAGATCGAGAACCTCCTTCACCATCAGACCAAACACCCAGAAGATTGATAATGAAGTTACCTCGGAACTTGCTAGCTAACATCTACAAAAATCTTTTGAACATTCAATGCTACTCACTTGTGACATTACATAAAGATTAGAGACAAGCGCACTCTGAAGCATGATCGGGGCATTACTCGTGTAGAAAAGTTTGATTGGATATGAAGTTGATTGCCCCCGATATCGGATTGACTTGACTGCAATATCGACTCTGAAGCTCTGAAGAATTCGAGATTTGTAAATAAACTTACTTGGAAGTAAATAACAACAGCAAAGACAAGAATAGTTGCAAGTATGTTCATTAGATTTGGGAGATTCTGACGATAAAACGCCTCCCTTAGTGCGCGGACTTTATCTGTACGAGTGGCCAGTAGATGGAAAAGGGATATTATAGCACCCTCGAACTCCGTACCTGGAAAAGTAAAGGTAAAAAATTAACATTTACCTCGTCCAGTGTTAATTGTAGTCGGGCTTATTGCTCTCCACACGATAGTTTCACAAATATTAGTTGCAATAAACAAAGATATACCAGAACCCAAACCATAACCTTTCTGAAGAAGTTCATCCAACATCAAAACCAAGAGACCTGCGAATGTCAGCTTAAACAAGAGTgatcaaaaacaacaacaaacctGGAAGATTATCAACAGACAAATCCCTGCACCTAGTTCGCTTGGTGCACCATAGATTCCGGACATAACATACACAGAAGCTTGGCCAACAGTTATAACCATACCGAATACTGGAATGTTAGAAATTTATGACATCTTACATTTCTGAGCTCCGTTAAATAAAGCTCTGTCTTTCGGTGCATCGCCAACAGAGAGCACTTGTATCCCAGCAAGAAGCTGCATAATTAAACCAGATGTTATTATTGGAGATATTCCAAGCTCCATAAGTGTCCCTTTGTTTGACGCAGAAATCACTCGAAGCCAGTAAAGAGGGTCGGCAGATTCAGACGACATGATGCCAAAGAGTGGTATTTGGCAACAAAACAGAAATATCATTAAAGTTATTCCCGTCCATAACACACGTTCTCTAAACTGAATCTTCCGTTCAGGGCGGGAGATCTCCGGTAGGATTGCACAAAACGGCTTGACAATATCCAAAAACTTGACTATGTGAAATAGTTATAAAACAGAAAAACCCATATGACAAACCAGTCATCGTCAACACCAAAATCACAATGCGTGGCGGTTAGTATGCatgaaatgaaatgaacaaACAACTTTCATCATCCAATGTCTTTGTCACTAACCGATCTGAACCAGCTAATTTATTTGTGATCAGACCTAGAAATGGACATGTAGTCTTTATATTTTTGGCGATGTTTGTAGGAATGAGTTCAGCTAATAAATGGGATTACCAGTGGATACAATCTATTTGATGGAGTCTGAGTACCCTAACCCCAAAATGAGACACTTACATGGCCTGGTAAATGTCTGGGCATTTGTTGCAGCATTTTTTCAGACCAAATCCTCAGGAAATTGCTAAGAATTGAGGCGATACTCGACGGTACTATTTGTCTCCATCTACCAGTGACTGTAAAGGGATTCTAGGATCGGATGAATGAAAACCCCTGATACCTATTAGGGTCTTAATAAGTAATTACTTACATCTTTCTGAAACTCGATCTTTCTTCACAAAGGAAAGTCAACAAGAGAGAAGCCCAGACTAAACTGGATGAGATTCAAAAACGTTTGATATTAACTTGTATACAATTCATGATGTAGCACAGAATGAAAATTCCACGTTGGACAGAAATCATTGGAATTCATCAACACATTTAACTCCCACAAAAACATCAGCACACGCTGAATGTGACTGTACTATCCGTCAGACTCGTATGGAGAAATGTGGTCAAACTCATCTCCACGGCAACCAGCCTAAGGGTGGTGAGTATCCTCAATGAAGCAACTATGGTGTTTGCATGAGCCAATCATTCCTTTGTGTTGAGGACTGCTTGACTTTGAATTCCACTTACAATACATCggtttgtgctcatctagttctatCTGGCTTAAATTGAGCTACGGAACAACTAGGTTTCCTGTCGAAGCTAattctattcatattcttctctgTGAACCGGTCTAGAGTTTAAGGGTGATCGAACATCCGACGTGATCAAAAATCACTTAATAACAACGATTAAAAGAACATTTAATGCTGCTAAACTGCGAATAACCTTTACTGGTGAGAAATTATTTTCTGTATCCTCaaaagataagcttccgcgTCTGGTCGACTCTATGTGTATCTACCAGTTCCCCTGCTCTTGTAGAGCAAGGTACATCGGTCGTAGtcagcgctcgctttcaactcagATACGGGAACATATCCCAATttggttctacaagggtgaaaggaaagcagttTGGAGTTCTAtgcttgaacacctaatcgactgtaatcattctacggatccacagtctgattttaaggttgtttatatgattcattcaaatctacctagatttcttcgtatccaactcctaaaagtagccgaagctcttaccatccatgagctcaaaccagaacgatgcgtacaaaagaaatatgtcttatcattatcgttgccatggccttaatattattattattatcatcattctattattattactccatttccCCTTCACTTAtatcttatattctcattattttattcatcaatactcatcatatcaccttatttatttgtaCACCTCTATGAcatttaatgacctttaattattgtaagcaaaacattttattcatttcaatcatcttatt
It contains:
- a CDS encoding putative preprotein translocase secy subunit (sec61), whose amino-acid sequence is MTVKFLDIVKPFCAILPEISRPERKIQFRERVLWTGITLMIFLFCCQIPLFGIMSSESADPLYWLRVISASNKGTLMELGISPIITSGLIMQLLAGIQVLSVGDAPKDRALFNGAQKLFGMVITVGQASVYVMSGIYGAPSELGAGICLLIIFQLTFAGLLVLMLDELLQKGYGLGSGISLFIATNICETIVWRAISPTTINTGRGTEFEGAIISLFHLLATRTDKVRALREAFYRQNLPNLMNILATILVFAVVIYFQSFRVDIAVKSIRYRGQSTSYPIKLFYTSNAPIMLQSALVSNLYVMSQMLASKFRGNFIINLLGVWSDGEGGSRSVPIGGLCYYMTPPDSLGDMLVDPIHGILYIAFMLGSCAFFSKIWIDVSNSSAKDVVKQLKEQQTVVPGHRENSMVHELNRYIPTAAALGGLCIGALSVLADFLGAIGSGTGILMAVTTIYQYYEVFVREQSEMGGSMSSLWL